One window of Streptococcus suis genomic DNA carries:
- a CDS encoding HNH endonuclease family protein: MEHEIVKAKFIETQNHKSIKKWLILAFLKRIFGGQADTVLLELRKIINEQNDGEFPLQSIIDKAKSHPTKNYNFDSEFIDELFERTYGGDVFFVLSLFYPDLDYYNQNFHVDHLHPQTLFKQKNSEYGDLLSRVSNNWNKLGNLQLLNSELNTAKNDKLLKTWAEENDISRQKLFISNETSLEFSDFEAFYNERVKCMKEKLKTLLE, encoded by the coding sequence TTGGAACATGAAATAGTTAAAGCTAAATTCATTGAAACTCAAAATCACAAATCAATTAAGAAGTGGCTGATTCTTGCTTTCTTAAAGAGAATTTTTGGTGGCCAGGCTGATACAGTACTCTTGGAACTTAGAAAAATAATAAATGAACAAAATGATGGGGAATTTCCACTTCAATCCATTATCGATAAAGCTAAATCTCATCCAACGAAGAACTACAATTTCGATTCAGAATTTATTGATGAATTGTTTGAACGTACATATGGGGGGGACGTATTCTTCGTTTTATCTTTATTTTATCCAGATCTTGATTACTACAATCAAAACTTCCATGTTGATCATCTTCATCCACAAACTTTATTTAAACAGAAAAATTCGGAGTACGGTGATCTGCTAAGTCGTGTCTCAAATAATTGGAATAAACTTGGGAATCTGCAATTACTGAATAGTGAGTTGAATACTGCAAAAAATGATAAATTACTGAAAACATGGGCAGAAGAGAATGATATTTCTAGACAGAAACTATTCATTTCTAATGAAACTAGCTTAGAGTTTTCGGACTTTGAGGCTTTCTATAATGAAAGGGTTAAATGTATGAAAGAAAAACTAAAGACTTTATTAGAATAG
- a CDS encoding DUF1801 domain-containing protein yields the protein MSKFSPTGQSVHELFAELKTVRKQEDAYKLLELHQRISQEEAVVWYPSIIGFGCYHYKYDTGTEGDSPILAFAARQAKISLYIDQNLPGRQELLDRLGKHKAAVGCVYVNKLADIDMEVLEEILVKSIEYHRQKGE from the coding sequence ATGTCAAAATTTTCCCCTACTGGACAGTCAGTCCATGAATTGTTTGCAGAATTGAAAACAGTCCGTAAGCAGGAAGATGCCTACAAATTACTAGAATTGCACCAGCGCATCAGTCAGGAGGAAGCTGTCGTTTGGTATCCCAGCATTATTGGCTTTGGTTGCTACCATTATAAGTATGATACTGGGACGGAAGGAGATTCACCCATTCTCGCTTTTGCGGCCAGACAGGCTAAGATTAGTCTTTATATTGATCAAAATCTGCCTGGACGCCAGGAGCTATTGGACCGTTTGGGCAAGCATAAGGCAGCAGTTGGTTGTGTCTATGTTAATAAATTGGCAGACATTGATATGGAAGTTCTAGAGGAAATTCTGGTCAAATCTATTGAATACCACCGTCAAAAAGGGGAGTAA
- a CDS encoding alpha/beta hydrolase, which translates to MITKKIKSKRDGLELELAIIEPSSNPIGIVQLVHGMSEHKERYYDFMNYLAQNGYVCAIHDHRGHGASVKDSSHLGYFYTEDSSVIVDDAYQVTEYLKERYPSLSISIFSHSMGTLVSRNYLKKYDYELDKIVLCGPPTENKLAGFAVFLAKISSVFYGKYKPNKFFNSLSAGQYSKGYESQLDWICANPDTVKEYDADPLCGFIFTTNAFINLFKLLKSAYNGKDWRPKNTALPIFLIAGEDDPVIQGNEKFKGLEGFLKSLGYKNIKSKLYKGMRHEILNERDKETIYQDVLEFLRSDTNKKEKI; encoded by the coding sequence ATGATTACTAAAAAAATTAAATCTAAGCGAGATGGACTGGAGCTCGAACTTGCTATTATAGAGCCAAGCTCTAATCCTATTGGAATTGTTCAGTTAGTTCATGGAATGTCAGAACATAAAGAAAGATACTACGATTTTATGAATTACTTAGCTCAAAACGGTTATGTCTGTGCGATTCATGACCATAGAGGTCACGGAGCTAGCGTTAAAGACTCATCTCACTTAGGATATTTTTATACAGAGGACAGCTCTGTTATTGTTGACGATGCTTATCAAGTGACAGAATACTTAAAAGAAAGATATCCTTCGTTAAGTATTTCAATATTTAGTCATAGCATGGGCACTCTTGTTTCTAGAAATTATTTAAAGAAATACGATTACGAGCTTGATAAAATAGTTTTATGTGGGCCACCAACTGAGAATAAATTAGCGGGATTTGCAGTATTTTTAGCAAAAATAAGCAGTGTTTTTTATGGCAAATATAAGCCCAATAAATTTTTTAATTCTTTATCAGCCGGTCAATATAGCAAGGGATATGAAAGCCAGCTAGATTGGATTTGCGCTAATCCAGACACAGTCAAGGAATACGATGCAGATCCGCTTTGTGGTTTTATATTTACTACAAATGCATTTATCAATCTTTTTAAATTATTAAAATCAGCGTACAATGGCAAAGACTGGAGACCAAAAAACACTGCTTTACCAATATTTTTAATAGCAGGAGAAGATGATCCTGTTATTCAAGGAAACGAAAAGTTTAAGGGTTTAGAAGGATTCTTAAAAAGTCTTGGATATAAAAACATTAAAAGCAAGCTTTATAAAGGTATGAGACATGAAATACTTAATGAAAGAGATAAAGAAACTATTTATCAGGACGTGCTAGAATTTTTACGCTCTGATACAAATAAAAAAGAAAAGATTTAG
- a CDS encoding prealbumin-like fold domain-containing protein, whose protein sequence is MKTVTTGADGKAIIDELDYDKEYILVETKAPNGYVLNKEPVKVNVKDLDEGEAVIKLSVKNDKDNKTNPPANVPTVVKKYKAPETGDSSNISFYLVTGVVALLMLLGLIGKNHRKNN, encoded by the coding sequence ATAAAAACTGTGACAACAGGGGCTGACGGTAAGGCTATAATTGATGAGCTGGATTATGACAAAGAGTATATATTGGTTGAAACAAAGGCTCCTAACGGATATGTTTTAAATAAGGAACCTGTAAAAGTTAATGTAAAAGATTTGGATGAGGGTGAAGCCGTTATAAAGCTTTCTGTTAAAAATGATAAGGATAACAAAACTAATCCTCCTGCAAATGTTCCTACGGTAGTTAAGAAATATAAAGCTCCGGAAACCGGAGATAGCTCCAACATTAGTTTTTACTTGGTGACAGGCGTTGTTGCTTTGCTTATGTTGCTTGGATTGATTGGTAAGAACCATAGAAAGAATAATTGA
- a CDS encoding GNAT family N-acetyltransferase translates to MHLKTDRLDIRPFSCNDIEDTYEIYSNKDVCKYLLEDAWDYENKGEEFNRKLNNNKLEGNSNLNLAVLLNGKVIGDISIWYTGMKQTVEIGFVFNLNFSGKGYAKESVKAVVKELFEKYNVHRIQANLDARNISSAKLCSNIGMRKEAHFIKDYWNKDEWTDSYVYGMLITDITN, encoded by the coding sequence ATGCACTTAAAAACGGATCGATTGGATATTCGCCCATTTTCATGCAATGATATTGAAGATACATACGAAATTTATTCTAATAAAGATGTTTGTAAGTATCTATTAGAGGATGCTTGGGATTATGAAAATAAAGGTGAAGAGTTTAATAGAAAATTGAATAACAATAAATTGGAAGGAAATTCTAATTTGAATTTAGCGGTGTTACTAAATGGAAAAGTAATCGGAGATATATCAATCTGGTACACCGGTATGAAACAAACAGTTGAAATAGGATTTGTTTTTAATCTGAACTTTTCTGGAAAAGGTTATGCAAAAGAATCTGTAAAAGCAGTAGTGAAAGAGTTGTTTGAAAAATATAATGTTCATAGAATACAAGCGAATTTGGATGCTCGAAACATATCTTCTGCTAAATTGTGCAGCAATATTGGTATGAGAAAAGAGGCTCATTTTATTAAGGATTACTGGAACAAAGATGAATGGACGGATAGTTATGTATATGGGATGCTCATTACAGACATAACAAATTAG
- a CDS encoding DUF4268 domain-containing protein codes for MANELQPLSLLFQNRLFRIPDYQRGYAWQQSQLTDFWDDLVNLQEGRYHYTGLLSLKNLKSSETTSWGSDLWMESKGFKPCHIVDGQQRLTTFVILLNEIVEYSRILKANGGLSDRDIVLGYETLEDVVAKYICQHRPPNKQITTYLFGYEVDNPSSDYLQYKIFNEPYSGTVNETYYTRNLKFAKNFFRENLTALYESEGMDGINELYLKLTQRLMFNIHEIDDDYDVFVAFETMNNRGKKLTNLELLKNRLIYLTTLYPESKFDKMDKENLRKQINDTWKEVYFQLGRNEKTPLSDDDFLRAHWIVYFAYSRRKGDDYIHFLLSKFSAKNIFEKKTVAVVDDSLTVVSDTDYDSDTDIEDESGEVETVEVSKLEHGEILDYANSLKNMAKYWYDTFFPFQSENLSDDEKVWVDRLNRIGIGHFRPLLMAVISRRDLKPEKRIELYTAVERFIFICFRLGYFNATFRSSEYYRASRSIYLKEMDIDDLINDINETTDANIEYALPNFITKIEKHFDNKGGFYYWNSIKYFLYEYEYQLAKKNNLDKVSWEMFTKTEKDKVSIEHILPQTPSRFYWRNQFRQFSGEEIELLSCTLGNLLPLSQSINSALQNDSFEDKKTSKNGGRRGYQNGSHSEIEVAKESDWTADRIYQRSKKLLEFMENRWKFSFTSEQMNKLIYVTWVNDGRAVPAPLSEESEKPADSSSKGKQPSKPVGDLGELQLKFWSSFVEYCKEEGRDTDIALRKPLAQNWYDIPVNGSDYHLSYTVTRSKYLSLLIYVYNKEAFERLESKKNKIEEIFGNKLDWYSSREGSEAKRIIYKREADVFNPSKQEEYFAWMIDKCDELSNALVQVGEMDEEPKEKDKFSKLNQYLENCGKTELTLTFTDIEAIIGCNLCKSAYNYSAYWTPSPTHTMPNAILAAGFKVVSVDLHSNTLLLRKQ; via the coding sequence ATGGCAAATGAACTACAGCCGCTTTCTTTACTTTTTCAAAACAGACTTTTCAGAATTCCGGATTATCAGAGAGGCTATGCTTGGCAGCAGTCACAGCTTACTGATTTTTGGGATGATTTAGTAAATCTTCAAGAAGGAAGATATCACTATACAGGTTTATTGTCTCTTAAGAATCTGAAATCTTCTGAAACAACATCGTGGGGTAGTGATCTTTGGATGGAATCAAAAGGATTCAAGCCCTGTCATATTGTTGATGGACAGCAGAGACTGACAACTTTTGTTATTCTTTTAAATGAAATCGTGGAGTATTCCAGAATATTAAAAGCGAATGGAGGTTTATCCGACCGGGATATTGTGCTGGGATATGAAACGTTGGAAGATGTAGTTGCCAAATATATTTGTCAACATAGACCGCCGAATAAGCAGATAACTACATACCTGTTCGGTTATGAGGTGGACAACCCTAGTTCTGACTATTTACAGTACAAAATTTTTAATGAGCCTTATTCCGGGACCGTTAATGAAACGTACTACACAAGAAATCTGAAGTTTGCCAAGAACTTCTTTAGAGAGAATCTGACCGCCCTCTATGAGAGCGAAGGCATGGATGGAATCAATGAATTATACCTCAAACTGACGCAGAGGCTAATGTTTAACATTCATGAAATCGATGATGATTACGATGTGTTTGTAGCATTTGAAACCATGAATAACCGTGGTAAGAAACTCACAAACCTGGAATTATTGAAGAACCGACTAATTTACCTGACAACTCTTTATCCGGAAAGTAAGTTCGATAAGATGGATAAAGAGAATCTGCGTAAACAGATTAATGATACCTGGAAGGAAGTGTACTTCCAGCTTGGCAGAAATGAGAAGACTCCGCTCTCGGATGATGATTTTTTGAGGGCACATTGGATTGTGTATTTCGCTTACTCCAGAAGAAAAGGTGATGACTATATTCATTTCCTTTTGAGCAAGTTCTCTGCCAAGAATATTTTTGAAAAGAAAACGGTGGCTGTTGTCGATGACTCCTTGACGGTTGTTAGTGATACGGACTATGATTCGGATACTGACATTGAAGATGAATCTGGTGAAGTAGAAACTGTTGAGGTTTCCAAACTTGAACATGGAGAAATCCTTGACTATGCAAACAGTCTGAAAAATATGGCAAAGTACTGGTATGATACTTTCTTTCCATTCCAGAGTGAGAACCTTTCCGATGATGAAAAGGTATGGGTGGATCGTTTGAACCGCATCGGCATTGGACATTTCAGACCATTGCTTATGGCTGTTATCAGCCGAAGAGACTTGAAGCCGGAAAAGAGGATTGAACTGTATACAGCCGTTGAGAGATTTATCTTTATTTGTTTCCGTCTTGGATATTTTAATGCCACATTCAGAAGCAGTGAGTATTATCGTGCATCACGCAGCATTTACCTCAAGGAAATGGACATTGATGATTTAATCAATGATATCAATGAAACTACGGATGCCAATATCGAATATGCACTTCCGAACTTTATAACCAAGATAGAAAAGCACTTCGATAACAAGGGCGGTTTCTATTACTGGAATTCTATCAAGTACTTCTTATATGAGTATGAGTACCAGCTTGCAAAGAAAAACAACCTGGATAAGGTGAGTTGGGAGATGTTTACAAAGACTGAAAAGGACAAAGTTTCTATTGAGCATATTCTTCCGCAGACTCCGTCAAGGTTCTATTGGCGTAATCAATTTAGACAGTTTAGCGGCGAGGAAATCGAATTATTGTCCTGCACTCTTGGAAACCTACTTCCTCTTTCACAGAGTATCAATTCAGCATTGCAGAATGATAGTTTTGAGGATAAGAAAACATCCAAGAACGGTGGCCGAAGAGGTTATCAGAATGGATCGCATTCTGAAATTGAGGTTGCCAAGGAATCTGACTGGACAGCAGACCGGATTTATCAGAGAAGCAAGAAACTTCTGGAGTTCATGGAAAACAGATGGAAGTTTAGTTTTACTTCAGAACAGATGAATAAACTCATCTATGTTACATGGGTAAATGATGGCAGGGCTGTCCCAGCCCCGCTATCAGAAGAATCGGAAAAACCTGCTGATTCATCAAGCAAAGGAAAACAACCTTCTAAGCCCGTAGGCGATTTAGGGGAGCTTCAACTTAAATTTTGGTCAAGCTTTGTAGAATACTGTAAGGAAGAAGGCAGAGATACTGACATTGCTCTTCGTAAACCATTGGCACAGAATTGGTATGATATTCCTGTGAATGGTTCTGATTACCATCTTTCTTATACCGTTACACGCAGTAAGTATTTATCCTTACTGATTTATGTTTATAATAAAGAAGCGTTTGAAAGACTCGAAAGTAAGAAGAACAAGATTGAAGAAATCTTTGGAAACAAGCTTGACTGGTATTCCAGCCGTGAAGGTAGTGAGGCAAAACGCATCATCTATAAGCGTGAAGCCGATGTGTTCAATCCATCAAAGCAGGAAGAATACTTTGCCTGGATGATTGATAAATGTGATGAACTTAGTAATGCACTTGTGCAGGTCGGTGAAATGGACGAAGAACCGAAGGAAAAAGATAAGTTTTCAAAGTTGAATCAGTATCTTGAAAACTGTGGGAAAACCGAACTGACATTGACCTTTACTGATATTGAAGCCATTATTGGTTGCAACCTTTGTAAGTCAGCATACAACTATTCTGCATACTGGACTCCATCACCAACCCATACAATGCCGAATGCCATCCTAGCAGCAGGATTTAAAGTGGTATCGGTTGATTTGCATTCTAATACATTGTTATTGCGTAAACAATAG
- a CDS encoding recombinase family protein yields MFVKKIRVNNQKHKQRICAYIRVSTTNGSQLESLENQKQYFENLYSNRDDIDFVGVYHDKGISGSKDNRPNFQAMIEYCRKGMIDVIHTKSIARFARNTVTVLEISRELKAIGVDIFFEEQNIHTLSSEGEVMLSVLASIAEDELRSMSGNQRWAFQKKFQRGELVINTKRFLGYDLDENGELIINPEEALIVRQIFALYLEGYGTHRIAKLLNEKGVATVTGAKWHDTTIRQMLSNEKYNGSVLLQKYFHDGVNGPKKLNQGELEQYFIEDNHEAIISMEDWQAVQDKLISRRWQQGRNKTYKFTGLLKCQHCGSTLKRQVSYKKKIVWCCSKYIKEGKATCQGMRVPEVDISNWEITSTVTVIERDRNGEKYYSYSGQESADQCSTSGQEENQSSRILSSVHRPRRTAIKL; encoded by the coding sequence ATGTTCGTAAAAAAGATTAGAGTCAATAATCAAAAACACAAGCAGAGGATCTGTGCCTACATTCGAGTTTCGACGACTAATGGAAGTCAGTTAGAATCGTTAGAAAATCAGAAACAGTATTTTGAAAACCTGTATTCCAATAGAGACGATATTGATTTTGTAGGTGTTTATCATGACAAAGGTATATCTGGTTCTAAGGATAATCGTCCAAATTTTCAAGCCATGATTGAATATTGTCGTAAAGGTATGATTGATGTTATTCATACCAAGTCGATTGCCCGCTTTGCCAGAAACACGGTTACAGTTCTTGAAATTAGTCGTGAACTGAAGGCAATAGGAGTAGACATATTCTTTGAGGAACAAAACATTCATACCCTTTCAAGTGAAGGGGAAGTGATGCTTTCAGTATTAGCGAGTATTGCAGAGGACGAGTTGAGGAGTATGAGTGGCAATCAACGTTGGGCATTTCAAAAGAAGTTCCAACGAGGTGAGCTAGTCATTAACACCAAGCGATTCTTAGGATACGATTTAGACGAGAATGGTGAGTTGATTATCAATCCAGAAGAAGCTTTGATAGTCAGGCAAATATTTGCACTTTACCTTGAAGGGTATGGTACTCATCGTATTGCCAAGCTGTTAAATGAAAAGGGCGTTGCGACTGTTACAGGTGCTAAATGGCATGACACCACAATCCGTCAAATGTTAAGCAATGAAAAGTACAATGGTTCAGTCTTATTGCAGAAGTATTTTCACGATGGTGTGAATGGTCCTAAAAAATTGAATCAGGGTGAACTCGAACAATACTTTATAGAGGATAATCATGAAGCCATTATTTCTATGGAAGATTGGCAAGCAGTCCAGGACAAACTAATCAGTAGAAGATGGCAACAAGGTAGAAACAAAACCTATAAATTTACGGGGTTATTAAAGTGTCAGCATTGTGGTTCGACTTTAAAGAGACAAGTTTCTTACAAGAAAAAAATTGTTTGGTGCTGTTCCAAATACATAAAAGAGGGAAAAGCAACTTGTCAGGGTATGCGAGTGCCAGAAGTAGATATTTCAAATTGGGAGATAACCTCAACTGTTACAGTAATAGAAAGGGATAGAAATGGGGAAAAGTATTACAGTTATTCCGGCCAAGAAAGTGCAGACCAGTGTTCAACATCAGGTCAGGAAGAAAATCAAAGTAGCCGCATATTGTCGAGTGTCCACCGACCAAGAAGAACAGCTATCAAGTTATGA
- a CDS encoding YdeI/OmpD-associated family protein, producing the protein MVALDDNYTMVAVKFQPETKVQSSSRSSARVGDYLDKVADIEGFLEHHPKELSFYQSLTPGYQRDWARYVYSAKTEAT; encoded by the coding sequence ATGGTAGCGCTTGATGACAACTACACCATGGTGGCAGTCAAATTCCAACCAGAAACAAAGGTCCAGTCAAGCAGTCGATCGTCAGCCAGAGTAGGCGATTATCTGGATAAGGTCGCAGACATTGAGGGGTTTTTGGAACATCATCCAAAAGAATTGAGCTTTTATCAGAGTTTAACGCCAGGCTATCAACGAGATTGGGCCAGGTATGTTTACTCAGCCAAGACAGAGGCCACGTAG
- a CDS encoding UPF0489 family protein yields MFWKELINSKMLSDPFDVVHIDSHADLVLGGASWSFLQSEFLTHPIDSRRKISEYEFYNKIKAIGIGDYLLWAVAYRMVSGFQNDRCFIAHGLMASVHPV; encoded by the coding sequence ATATTTTGGAAAGAACTTATTAATAGTAAAATGCTTTCAGATCCTTTTGACGTTGTTCATATTGATTCTCATGCTGATTTAGTTTTGGGTGGCGCATCATGGAGTTTTTTGCAAAGTGAGTTTCTTACACATCCGATTGATTCAAGAAGAAAAATTAGCGAGTATGAGTTTTACAATAAAATAAAAGCAATTGGTATAGGTGATTATTTACTTTGGGCAGTTGCCTATAGAATGGTTTCAGGCTTTCAAAATGACAGATGTTTTATAGCTCATGGTCTGATGGCTAGTGTACATCCAGTTTAG
- a CDS encoding DUF2969 domain-containing protein has protein sequence MSKKDKKIEIQLEDSKVVVNKEEFSGYRLVIGKKVIGEIAEFEEKNLAVVKNGAVDSFYKSLESAVANIIENYNLSN, from the coding sequence ATGAGTAAAAAAGATAAAAAAATTGAAATCCAACTAGAAGATAGCAAGGTTGTGGTTAATAAAGAAGAATTTTCAGGCTATCGTTTGGTTATCGGAAAAAAAGTTATCGGTGAGATTGCTGAATTTGAAGAAAAAAATCTTGCAGTGGTAAAAAACGGAGCTGTTGATAGTTTTTATAAATCTTTGGAATCAGCAGTAGCAAATATTATCGAAAATTACAATTTAAGCAATTAG
- a CDS encoding recombinase family protein — protein sequence MSTDQEEQLSSYENQVNYYREFISKHEDYELVDIYADEGISATNTKKRDAFNRLIQDCRAGKVDRILVKSISRFARNTLDCIKYVRELKDLGIGVTFEKENIDSLDSKGEVLLTILSSLAQDESRSISENATWGIRKRFERGEVRVNTTKFMGYDKDKDGNLIINREQAKVVRYIYEQFLKGYTPESIARDLNDREVPGWSGKANWYPSSILKMLQNEKYKGDALLQKTYTVDFLTKKRTENDGQVNQFYVANNHEGIIDHEMWETVQLEIARRKAFREEHGIPFYHLQNEDNPFMTKVFCAECGDAFGRKNWTTSRGKRKVWQCNNRYRVKGQIGCQNNHIDEETLEKAVVMAVELLSENVDLLHGKWNKILEENRPLEKHFCSKLAEMINKPSWDFDSYEMCQVLDSITISEDGQISVKFLERTEVGL from the coding sequence GTGTCCACCGACCAAGAAGAACAGCTATCAAGTTATGAAAACCAAGTTAATTATTACCGAGAGTTTATCTCTAAACACGAGGACTATGAGTTAGTTGACATCTATGCGGATGAGGGCATCTCAGCAACCAATACCAAAAAACGTGATGCTTTTAACCGGTTGATACAAGATTGTAGGGCTGGTAAGGTGGATAGGATTTTGGTTAAGTCCATCAGTCGATTTGCGAGGAATACCTTGGATTGTATCAAGTATGTCCGTGAGCTGAAAGACCTAGGCATTGGTGTTACTTTTGAGAAGGAGAACATTGATAGTCTTGATTCAAAAGGAGAAGTTCTCTTGACCATACTTTCATCCCTTGCTCAAGACGAATCACGGTCAATTTCTGAGAATGCCACTTGGGGTATCCGAAAGCGATTCGAACGTGGTGAGGTCAGAGTCAATACCACCAAGTTTATGGGCTACGATAAGGATAAAGATGGCAACCTTATCATCAATCGAGAACAAGCCAAAGTGGTAAGATACATCTACGAGCAATTCCTAAAAGGCTACACCCCAGAAAGCATCGCTAGAGACCTCAACGACCGAGAGGTTCCTGGTTGGTCGGGTAAGGCTAACTGGTACCCCAGTTCCATCTTGAAAATGCTTCAGAATGAGAAGTACAAGGGTGATGCCCTTCTTCAGAAAACCTACACCGTGGATTTCCTCACCAAGAAACGAACGGAAAATGATGGTCAGGTTAACCAGTTTTATGTTGCCAACAACCATGAAGGTATCATTGATCACGAGATGTGGGAGACGGTTCAGCTCGAGATAGCAAGGCGAAAGGCTTTTAGAGAAGAACATGGTATTCCTTTTTACCACCTTCAAAATGAGGACAATCCTTTTATGACAAAGGTCTTCTGTGCCGAGTGCGGTGATGCCTTTGGACGAAAGAACTGGACGACTAGCCGAGGAAAAAGGAAGGTGTGGCAATGTAACAATCGATATAGGGTCAAAGGACAGATTGGCTGTCAGAATAACCATATTGATGAAGAAACGCTAGAGAAAGCCGTAGTAATGGCTGTAGAACTATTGAGTGAGAACGTGGATCTATTGCATGGAAAGTGGAATAAGATTCTGGAAGAAAATCGTCCGCTAGAAAAGCATTTTTGTTCGAAGTTGGCTGAAATGATAAACAAGCCTTCATGGGATTTCGATTCGTATGAGATGTGTCAGGTTTTGGACAGTATTACAATTTCAGAAGATGGGCAGATAAGTGTAAAATTCTTAGAGAGGACTGAGGTAGGCTTGTAA
- a CDS encoding CPBP family intramembrane metalloprotease → MKKNYILLTAYMIIMGIGLFISNHFLNTPYNSTEFSRKFLPFMFILAILVLYYGIKNKNELTLHSESKPSYVFSALLFIPVVGFGLYSIVRGFSPDLAFVILIIDTALIGIAEEGMYRGILLGAMAKKMNPALAILLSSVLFSALHLINVIGGLSVSELMGQLCSTFVMGVFLGAMYLDTRKILFPIIFHSLWDYILLSGSLAEVQILPIVLIGVYVLEVVISLVIIIKLLRKKERFFS, encoded by the coding sequence ATGAAGAAGAACTATATTTTATTAACAGCGTATATGATTATAATGGGAATAGGACTTTTTATCAGTAATCATTTCTTAAATACTCCATATAATTCAACGGAGTTCAGCAGGAAGTTTTTGCCGTTTATGTTTATATTAGCGATATTGGTTTTGTACTACGGCATAAAAAATAAAAATGAATTAACCTTGCACTCAGAAAGCAAGCCGAGCTATGTATTTTCAGCACTTTTGTTCATCCCTGTAGTAGGGTTTGGACTATATTCAATTGTCAGAGGATTTAGTCCGGATTTAGCATTTGTTATATTGATAATAGATACTGCTTTGATTGGAATAGCTGAAGAAGGCATGTACAGAGGGATATTGCTTGGTGCAATGGCAAAGAAGATGAATCCGGCTCTTGCCATACTGCTGTCTTCAGTGCTATTTTCTGCATTACATTTAATAAATGTTATAGGAGGTCTATCAGTCTCCGAGCTAATGGGACAACTTTGCTCAACCTTTGTTATGGGAGTGTTCTTAGGAGCTATGTATTTGGACACACGAAAAATACTGTTCCCTATAATTTTCCATTCTCTTTGGGATTACATATTGCTCAGCGGTAGCCTTGCAGAAGTTCAAATTCTACCTATAGTATTGATAGGGGTATATGTTTTAGAGGTGGTTATTTCCCTTGTAATAATAATTAAACTTCTAAGGAAAAAAGAAAGGTTTTTCAGCTAG